From Zea mays cultivar B73 chromosome 3, Zm-B73-REFERENCE-NAM-5.0, whole genome shotgun sequence:
ACTCTTCTGGCGCACGCCACTGACAATCACTGTGGCCTGTTGCTTTCTTTGACGAGTTGAAAAAATAGGCTCCAACTCAATATTCGTTTTGCGTTCCCTACCTGCAGGGCATGGAGTTTAGACAACAACATTTCCAAACTTTCAATTTCCGACGAAGTAGAAAGAGTGAGAAAAAAGAATAATTGTCTAATTGTTTAGACAACAGCATTTTCAAACCATGATTCATCAGCTCGAAGTTTCAGACTTTCAGTGCGGTAAAGAATGCAGATTGGTTCATAGAATCTAATTGAAGCCTAATACCCCTATAActcagttttcaaaagaaaaatgtACCATAAAAAGCTATGATAGTCTTTGTTTTGAAACAGATGCCATTAGAAGAAAAGTGCCTCCTATACTGCATCTAAAAGAAAAGGGCAAAAAGAAATTCAATTCCCACATCAATAAATTCAATACTGGAAAATGATATAGCGTACTCTATCAGTTGGTGTCTGCTGGGGAAGATGGTCTCTTGATCTCTTGGAGCCCTTAGATCTACATGAAACACTGACATGTTCTCTATGCTATTTGTTTGAGAAAATTGATGAACTTATATCACAATTTTATTAGAGTAATTTAACTGGACAACTGAAAAATTTAGGAACTTTTGTGCAGAATCATGCATCAGGAAAATGGGAAATTTATGAAGTAATTATATCCAAGCTAACTAACAGATAAAATAGAAAGTACCCAATGTTCCATCGCTGGCACACTTTACATAGAAACTCATACTGAATCTACATCTACGATGTAGCAGCTGAACAATAGTTTCGGATCATCACATATACCTTTTCACCTACAAAACTGATAGAATAGAATCAAGGAAGCATCAGTAACAAAATACAAGAACCTCAGGGCCCAAACTTTGATTATTTCATATGCAGAGAATGGAAACAAATAAAAAACTCACCGTTTTTCGATACCAGATATGAATGAGGTACAGGAACTGGCCATGAACAATGAGCCAAATACACAATTCTAACTAAGCGATGAGAGTACCAGAAGGCATTGAAGCCAGTCAGTTTGTCAAATGGTTTTGGAAGCTTCACCAGGCTACGACATAACCTCTGTGTTGCTTAAGTGAAAGCATTAACCATACAGATAACCATAATTACACCAGTGATGCCTTCCACTCCTTTGCCCAATGTAATTATGTTGGCTTTGTTTCACTAAAGTACTGGCCCAGAGAAGCATACTTCTCATTTGATGAATTTATAAGCAGTGGAAAATCACACAAAAGGTGGTTCCCTGCGTGGAGGATTATACCAACAATGATTGTCTGGAACTGAAAAAAAACAGGACACAAAATTTGTCTCTCCCTTCCATTTTCTTTCACCATAAATATTGTCTACACGCTCAGCTATTTTATGTGTTAATTCCAAACGTCGTGTTTGATCTTCACCACCAGGTACCAGATCGGACTGTGATCATTCAAGCTAGCTAAATAAGCTGTTAATAATTCGTGTGGTACAAAAGCATGTCAGAAGCCATTAGAACAAGATAAGTGAAAAGTGCAACCCCAACATTTTCATCACCCCGATATTTTTTTAAAAGCATCATTAGTACTGTTATAATCAAATTCAACAATCTGAAATATTTAACACCATAATGCAAGCTCGACGCGCACGACGAACGAAAATTTCGGGTCCGAGCTGCTGGGCACGCGAACGGGTCCGGAGCAGCCGCACGTACGTCGGGTCCGGAGCAGCCGCACGTGCCGCGGTGCTGGCTGTCCGTATCCTGGAAACGCAGGTAGGGTCCCAAATGCCTTCAGGTTTTAAGGAATCAGATTCAGTATCCATCCCATATTTTGTTCATGTGAACGCTTCCTAGTCCTAAATAATCATCGCCATTTCTGAACTGAATTTCCTTTCTAATTAATTCTACTCGATCATAACCTTTGTACCAAACCTAAGGAAAAAGATTATACTTGCCTGAGAGAGGATAATTGGGCCACCTTGGGATGCAAAGAGGTTTTCGCTCTTCATCATTCCCACAGTTTTCTCAGTGAAACCCTGCATGGTCGTCTGCATAAACAGGGAGCAGCATTACAGCGATGACAGAAAAAAGGTGTCTCCATCTAGATCCAGAACTGTTGGTCAGGTGGTTTCACTGGCCGACCTTGAAAGGTTAGTTGTCTGTCCTGAAGCTGATGCCCGGTACATACTTAAACCAAACTGGAGACACGGTAATGCTCCATTTTTAACGAAGGTGATTTCAGGAAATGGAGAAATACCCCATACCCGAAGTTCCACTCGCCACAAATGTAGGACCGATGCAGAGATGTACAAACAGGTCGGCCTTCTGGACCGTCTTTATGAACATGACTAAATCGTACCTCTCCTCGAAATAGTACTGCTCGAAGCGGGGAAAAATACCATCTGAATCATGTATGAGTTAATGATGATGCAGCGGAATGGAATAGCAGAGGTGTCAAGTTTCTTACATTTCCAGGCGTAGGCTCATGTCCATTCCAAAAGACTTAGGTCTGAATGACATCCAAGCCTCCGTCTTTAGCTTTCTGAATCAGCCCTTCCCACATTTGattgaaaagaaaagaaagaagcacTCACTTCAGATCCATAGATCCTAAAAAATGCCACAAAACCACCCAAAATAGTTTTTTTCATCGGAAGAACCAAGAAACACGGTTGCTGTAGAGAAAAACAAGGGAGGGAGGCCGGAGGGGACAATGACCGAGAAAATCTCAAACCCCATCCAAGAAACTAACCGTGGAAGAAAGAGGGACGACTAAAACAATTTGCTTTTGAGAGCTTTGCATCAAGAAACAGCTAACCGCAGCCATAAACCTCTCCAGGGAATAGTGGGGGGAGAAGAGATTTTGTAAAATGCAGTTACATCAGGGGTGCTCCTGGGGTAGTGTATGGATCCGGAGAAAAGAATTCGCATCTGCCCATCAATCAGCACTACCTTCTTGTCGTAAGCCACAACGCATTCAACGGCGGCCACCAGAACGAACAGCGCCACTACGCAGCCCAGCAGGACAGCCGGGCACCACCTCCTCATGGCCAAcctccccgctccaagaaggtgggTGGAGAGGAAAACCGCAGCGTGCACTGGGTTTGTGAGTGCGTGAGACTGTGTGGTCTTCACACACTTGTGAGATCTTCCCCTCCAGCACCACCTCCTCCTCCTGCACACCTCCTCTGTTTTGGTTGCTTCCTTTCTTTGATTTCTAGAGGGCGACGCAAATGAAGGTGGGCCAGAGGGCGGCGCCCCAGAAGGTGGCAAAGGAGAGGACGTGAGCCAGCTTGGCTAGGTGATGGAGCCTACGCCGGAGGGGAGAATCGAGAGCATCAGGGACGAAGAGTTCGGTCGCGGCAAAGAAGCACACCGTCGCTAGGAACCATGTCGCCCATCCCATCGCTCGAATCCATGGAATTTTTAGACCAGATTTTCCCCTTAGGATTTTTGCTTCCTAGATTGGAACAAGAGGACCGAGGGAGAAAGATGGGGGTTTTAGAGCCAGAAGCTTACCACGAAGGCCCATCGCGGAGCCTGGAAGGCTTGGAGCAGGGAACGCCAGCGACCGCGAGCCAAGAAGGGGGAAGCGAAAGGCGGTGGCGTGGGAGGGAGAAAGGGACAGGAAGGAGAGGAGACAAGGACCAGGATGGCGTGGGAGAGTTTTCGGCGGTACATGGATGCGGCTAGCCGCTCAGAGCTGGAATTTAGGAAAATTTCGGGTCCGGACGACCGTCGCGTGTCACACGATGGATGGCGGAGAGACCGCCGAATGCGGTCGGCGCAGCAAAACGGGTGAGGTTTTAATGTCTCCGATGTGAGCTGATTCCTTTCTGCTGCCTTGCGCGCCATGCGTGAGAGACTCACCAAGTCACCATACACCCTGGAAATTTCCTAGAAAAATTGTATTTTCCTCTGCCGTTCCCGGCTCCGCGGTGATAGTGCCTCCATGGTCAGATCGGCTATGAGTAGTGTCCTGTTATTTGTGCTGTGTTCAAAATCCTTCAGCTGCTATGGAAGCTCATCGATCTGTTGCTTCATCGCTACCGCAGTTGAGTCGTCAGAACAGTCCTTCGACGTTGAAGCACCCCGCCGTCAAACATCTTCGCGCGGACCGTTCTGTCTGTTCTTCGTCCAAGCTGCACTCGCCGAACAGCATCCTCCTCGTCGCGCTCAGAAGCCGTCACCTGACTCATTTTTCCATGCTCTGGTGCGTCGTCGCGTGGAGCTGTTGAACGTCGACGTCTCCAGCTTCTGTATCGCCGTGTCGACGCTCGTCTCCCCCAACACCGCTGTTGCCTACTGCGCCTACTACTCGCTCTACAGCAGCTCGCCGTCTCCCTGGAAATTCCCCAGTCATCGCCCGGCTTCCTTGCTTCGCCGGTTCGTCGTCGTTGTCGTTATTTGTTTAAAGCTGCCGATCGAAATTCTTAGCTTTGTTCGGCATCACCTCATGCAGTTCGTCGCGTCGTCATCCCTACTGTCTCACGGCGTTGCGCTCCTCACACTCCGTTTTCTCCTGGTCAACGACGCTTGTGGAAATCCCAAGTAAGTGCTCCAATGTCCAAAATAATAGTGGGTGTCAAGAGGTTGTCTGATAAATGGCGTCGTTCGGTAGTTGTTCTCTAGTGGATGATGTAGCTATATGTGTCTTGACGTCTTAGCTGTTCGCTCAGTACGTCACTTCTTGCGACTGTGATTTTAATATCGCAGATTTATGCTTGCGTCGGTGAGGATGGTTGTGTGTTTTGATTATAGGAGAGTGTGGTCCAAGAAATTGTTTCATGTGTGTTTTTGGTCGACTGGTGGTCTGCACCATTGGTCTGTATCTTGTGCAGGTGAATCGCAGTAGTGCAATTAGTGATCGGAATGAATTAGATAGTGAAGAAAAATAAATTTATGTATGTCGCTCGCTAAAAAAATGTCTGAGTCAGGTTCACCACCATTTTGGCGAATCTCCACTCGGCTTTGGTATTGCGTAGGCTTCGATTTTCTTGGAGTacattttgatttaattgggacgTATTCCGTTAGTCACCAATTATCTACGTAATTAGAaatacattttgcatcagttgTCAATTATCCGCTTAATTAGAAGTACCTTACCGTCGTGAAATAAGTCACTAatgaaaataataaaataattaatTTGTACTTTGAATTTTTGAAATTTTATAAATATTACACGTGAAGTGCAACTTTTCCGTGTAGGATTATTATGCTCGGGGGTTTATCGTTGAAATTCTTTATATTGCATCTGTGTCCATTTTATCATCACATCATGATCATAGCATGCATCTTTACTTTACGTGTAGACTACGTTATTCGTGGATCAATCGCTTGGTGAAACAATTTTCTGGAGACCGGTCGTCACCCTGAAGACTTGTGAAATTTTATTTCCTTAGTCTTCGGCTCTTCTCTGcagcaaaggcaagccccggtgcatccaCCACTTTCATTGTTGTTTACAAAACTTTGATCACttgatatgatgcattaggtgataggagttgcgttatcaaacaattgatgcattaccatccttGAGAATTTGAATAATCATTCCTTGatacctattttatgaaaaactaGTGTTGCTTAGTCCTGCTTAAAGTGATAAGATTTTTGAAATTTATTTTGATTACTGGTTATTGTTATGTGTGAATGAACTTGAGTTAGATAATTAATATGAGACCGGTCGGGTGGCTTGCATCGTGAAATGAGTCGGTGTAGTGCTCctcctgtgtcgattaaggaccgttcgatgtaggcctgatgaggtgagactttgcaactagccacatgctctagtaagcctgaacccggctattccatacgtgaaaagacaaccgtgCACTGGgcatgggagatggtgggagtagcgtgtaccctcctggctagaggttggacggaggagtactgtgctcccgggtagcgcggaccggtttatgttgtggaggatctgtgggaatggttgacatatgcaagggttaagtgctacatatgtcgtgtggttaggaatccccagctgggtataatcggttcgaatcgtcgttgctcctcggtTATGGAGACTCGACTCACTGACCACTCATCGTAGTTAATAAGTGAAACATGAATTGGCTAAAAGAAAGCTagataggacaagtgaatgctctagatcatGAAAATCTAGAACAGGTAAGAACTTAAATTGATAATTAAAAGATggcttaaggatccactattagtaagcgttTCTGCAAAAATGAGTCCTTGATTATTGCttagccttaccttgattcctaatcagccagcatatccttgagagtctttttccttagtcgggtaagacttgcgaaagtacacttcgtactcagggtttttgaacccatgttgttgcaggtactagatttgtgctgctattgatggtgctaagtgccggtgggctcggccttcctaTATAAGTATATCCCATCTTTATCTTCTTTTTGAGGATTGTCGCTTATGCTagcattgtcggggaccataattaggggtaccctcaagactcctaaatctcagctggtaacccccatcagcacaaaactgcaaaggcctgatgggtgcgattaagtcaaggatcgatccattcgagggacacgatcacgcctcgcccgagcccagcctcgggcaagggcagccgaccccggaggatctacgtctcgcccgaggaccccctccagcaacggacacaccttcggctcgcccgaggcccagtcttcaccaagaagcaaccttggccaaatcgccacaccaaccgaccaaatcgcaggggcatttaaagcaaaggtggcctgacacctttatcctgacgcacgccctccagtcgacagagccgaagtgaccgtagtcacttcgccgctccactgaccggtctgacaagaggacagcgccgcctgcgccgctccgactgctgagccactcgacagagtgaggctgacagcagccaagtccggcctctggcgtcataggaaactccgcttcacccgaccccagggctcggactcgggctcagccccggaagacgacgaactccgcttcgcccgaacccagggctcggactcgggctcagccccggaagacgacgaactctgctccgcccgaccccagggctcggactcgggctcagccccggaagacgacgaactccgcttcgcccgaccccagggctcggcctcagccctggcctcagccgacggtctccgccttgtccgacccaggggctcgaactcgacctcgatcttgggagacagactcgacctcgacctcggaggagcctccacctcgcccaacctagggcacggaccgaccacgtcgacaggaggcgccatcattaccctaccccgagctgactcaggctacggggaacaagaccggcgtcccatctggctcgctccactataagagtaatgatggcgccccgcatgccctgtgatgacggcggctctcagcccccttacggaagcaagaggacgtcagcaaggactcgacagccccgacagctgtccttccgccaggctccagcgctcctccgacggccacgacaccacacgaactgggttccaaaacctctccggctgccacgatggcatgtacttagggcgctagctctcctccgctagacacattagcacactgctacaccccccattgtacacctggatcctctccttacgcctataaaagggaggtccagggccctcttacagagggttggccgcgcggggaaggacgggacggcgctcgcgcaaggccgctcgctccctcccgcgtggacgcttgtaaccccctactgcaagcgcacccgacctgggcgcggggctaacacgaaggccgcaggttccacctcccacgcctgtctccctccggctgctctccccccttcgtgttccacctcgcgccaacccatctgggctagggcacgcggcgacaatttactcatcggtccagggaccccccgggtttcaaaacaccgacagttggcgcgccaggtaggggcctgctgcgtgttgacgaacagcttcccgtcaagctccagatgggcagtctccagcaacctctctagcccgggacggtgctccgtctcgggagtcttgagttcatgtccctcgacggcagctacgacatgatactccttcccccgccgcgcaacagcgacaatggcggtcgacaacccgcccgccggcggggaaatcgacgacgccttccccacgtggtggaaggacgacattcgggcttgtcccgtcccctccccgccgacggaggaggaggcagggcaaccaaggccaagcaggaggcgacacctcgttggttgtcgagcgagtcgacggcgccggcgccccattggagagcgcgtcgggcatcggcctcgcgtctgagacgaagacgagcgctgtctccccgcaacacaccaacctcaagcaaacggacgacgccagcacgctcacgaaggacttgctaggtgtcaccctcatacctgagacgacggtgcagtcagtccctaacgtgactcgtcaccgcccgtcgaccaaaaggtaccgaccgattcccatctcgcgccttttggattcggcctcgacccgccaagcaacTCCGCTTCGGTTCAcattctcatagaggcgagtccaaaccctctggggtatcgtgtgcggtcaccctgggaccggctgacgaccgtctcgacctatgggccctcggggtccgaggaagatggcgagcctgacctctgttgggatttcttcggacttggtaaccccaatgccatgcgggacttcatgaccacatgcgactactgcctttccaactgttccgacggtagccgcagcctcgacgacgaggactgcggcctaagtcgtgaatgtttccacgtcgatctagggggtcccggcgaaggcaaccatcttggtataccagagaatggtgatccccctaggcccgtgcctcacgtcgacatccttcgggagctagctgtggtccccgtcccggcggggggtcatgacccacagctcgagcaaatccgcgagatgcaggccaggctcgacgagggagcatgaacacttgagccgatccgccgagacatcgggcaggaatgggcgggccaacctccggccggagaagcgcgtcatctcccccaaggcatccagcaccgcatcgccgacgacgtcagggtaaggccgccaccggtttccagtggagtcgaccagaacctggctgcagcggtaatgcttctccacgcgatgtcggagccatcaaccaccgaggggcagcgtatccagggagagctcaagaatctcctagaggacgccgcggtccgacgggccgaaagctccgcctcccgaaggcaggggtacccctcggaacatcgcaccgcgacttcccgattcatgcgggaagcctcggtccacaccgggcgcacgcgcaacacaacgcctgcggccccgggtcgcctcggcaacgagcaccatcaccatagccgtcgggcccaccttgacgagagggtgcgtcgaggctaccaccccaggcgtgggggatgctacgacagtggggaggatcggagtccttcgcccgaaccacccggtccgcaggctttcagccgcgccatacgacgggcaccgttcccgacccggttccgaaccccgactactatcacaaagtactcgggggagacgagaccgggactgtggctcgcggactatcggctggcctaccaactaggtggaacggacgatgataatctcatcatccgcaacctccccctattcctctccgacaccgctcgagcctggctggagcacctgcctccggggcagatctccaactgggacgacctggtccaagccttcgccggcaatttccaaggcacgtacgtgcgccctggaaactcctgggatctccgaagctgccgccagcagccgggagagtctctccgggactacatccggcgattctcgaagcagcgcaccgagctgcccaatgtcACTGATTcgaatgtcatcggcgcgttccttgccggcaccacctgctgcAACCTGGTGAGCAGGCTggatcgcaagacccccaccagggcgagcgagccaatggacatcgccaccaagttcgtctctggccaggaggcggttgaggccatcttccggaaggacaagcagccccagggccgcccaccggaagatgtccccgaggcgtcaactcagcgcggcactaagaagaaaggcaagaagaagtcgcaagcgaaacgcgacgccaccgacgcggaccttgtcgccgctgccgagtacaagaaccctcggaaacctcccggaggtgccaacctcttcgacaagatgcttaaggagtcgtgcccctatcatcaggggcccgtcaagcacacccttgaggaatgtgccatgcttcgacgccactttcataaggccgagccacccgcggagggtggcagggctgtcgacgacgctaagaaggaagatcacaaggcaggagagttccccgaggtccgcgactgcttcatgatctacggtgggcaagtggcaaacgcctcggctcggcaccgcaagcaagagcgtcgggaggtctactcggtaaaggtggcggcgccagtctacctggactggtccgacaagcccatcaccttcgaccaggccgaccatcccgaccatgtgccgagcccggggaaatacccgctcgttgtcgaccccatcatcggcaacgtcaggctcaccaaggtcctcatggacggaggcagcagcctcaacatcatctacgccgagaccctcgggctcctgcggatcgatctgtcctcggtccggacgggcgctgcgcctttccacgggatcatccccgagaagcgcgtccaacccctcggacaactcgatctacccgtctgctttgggacaccctccaactttcgaagggagaccctcacattcgaagtggtcgggtttcgaggaacctaccacgcagtgttggggaggccatgctacgccaagttcatggccatccccaactacacctacctcaagctcaagatgccgggccccaacggggtcatcatcgtcgggcccacgtaccgacacgcgtacgaatgcgacgtggagtgcgtggagtacgccgaggccctcgtcgagtccgaggccctcatcgccaacctggagaacctctctcgggaggcgccagacgtgaagcgccacgccggcaacttcgagccagcggagacggttaagtccgtccctctcgacccctgcaacgacgcctccaagcagatccggatcggctccgagctcgaccccaaataggaagcagtgctcgtcgactttctccgcgcaaacaccgacgttttcgcgtggagtccctcggacatgcccgtcataccgagggaagtcgccgagcactcgctggatatccgagctggagcctgacccgtgaagcagcctctacgccgattcgactaagaaaagcgcagagccataggcgaggagatccacaagctaatggcagcagggttcatcaaagaggtattccatcctgaatggctcgccaaccctgtgcttgtgagaaagaaaggggggaaatggcagatgtgtgtagactacactggtctaaacaaagcatgtccgaaagttccctaccctctgcctcgcatcgatcaaatcatggattccactactgggtgcgaaaccctgtctttcctcgatgcctactcagggtatcaccagatcaggatgaaagagtccgaccagctcgcgacttctttcatcacacccttcggcatgtactgctatgttaccatgccgtttggtttgaggaatgcgggtgcaacgtaccagcgatgcatgaaccatgtgttcggcgaacacatcggccgaacggtcgaggcctacgtcgatgacatcgttgtcaagacgaggaaagcctccaacctcctttccgaccttgaagtgacattccggtgtctcaaggcgaaaggcgtgaagctcaatcccgaaaagtgtgtcttcggggtcccccgaggcatgctcttggggttcatcgtctccgagcggggcatcgaggccaacccggagaagatcgcggccatcaccagcatggggcccatcaaggacttgaaaggcgtacagagggtcatgggatgcctcgcggctctgagccgtttcatctcgcgccttggcgaaagaggcctgcctctgtaccgcctcttaaggaaggccgagtgcttcgcttggaccctcgaggccgaggaagccctcgggaacctgaaggcgctcctcacgaacgcgcccatcttggtgccccccactgccggagaagccctcttgatctacgtcgccgctaccactcaggtggttagcgccgcgattgtggttgagagacgagaagaggggcatgcattgcccgtctagaggccagtctacatcatcagtgaggtactgtccgagaccaagatccgctacccacaaatttagaagctgctgtacgtggtgatcctgacgcggcggaagttgcgacactacttcgagtctcatccggtaactgtggtgtcatccttccccctgggggagatcatccagtcccgagaggcctcaggtagaattgcaaagtgggcggtggagatcatgggcgagacgatctcgttcgccccctggaaagccatcaagtcccaggtcttggcggactttgtggctgaatgggtcgacacctagctcccaacagctccgatccaatcagaactctggaccatgtttttcgacgggtcgctgatgaagacgggggccggcgcgggcctgctcttcatctcgtccctcgggaagcacctacactacgtgctacgcctccacttcccggcgtccaacaacgtggctgagtacgaggctctggtaaacgggttacgaatcgccatcgagctaggggtccgacgcctcgacgctcgcggtgactcgcagctcgtcatcgaccaagtcatgaagaactcccactgacgcgacccaaagatggaagcctactgcgatgaggttcggcgcctggaagacaagttctacgggctcgagctcaaccacatcgcccgacgctacaacgagactgcggacgagctggctaaaatagcctcggggcgaacaacggttcccccggacgtattctcccgagacctgcatcaaccctccgtcaagaccgacgacacgcccgagcctgagaaggcctcggcccagcccgaggcaccctcggcacagtccgaggtaccctcggcttggcccgaggcacccttggctcagcccgaggcaccctcggctcggcccgaggtaccctcggcccccgagggtgaggcactgtgcatcgaggaggagtggagcggggtcacgcctaatcaaaactggcagaccccgtacctacaatatctccaccgaggagagctacccctcgaccaagccgaagcttggcggttggcgtggcgcgccaagtcgttcgtcttgctgggagatgggaaggagctctaccaccacagcccctcgagcatcctccagcgatgca
This genomic window contains:
- the LOC103650828 gene encoding uncharacterized protein, translated to MVRSAMSSVLLFVLCSKSFSCYGSSSICCFIATAVESSEQSFDVEAPRRQTSSRGPFCLFFVQAALAEQHPPRRAQKPSPDSFFHALVRRRVELLNVDVSSFCIAVSTLVSPNTAVAYCAYYSLYSSSPSPWKFPSHRPASLLRRSSRRHPYCLTALRSSHSVFSWSTTLVEIPNYVIRGSIAW